A region of Nakaseomyces glabratus chromosome M, complete sequence DNA encodes the following proteins:
- the SWR1 gene encoding chromatin-remodeling protein SWR1 (CAGL0M01188g~Ortholog(s) have structural molecule activity, role in histone exchange, regulation of phenotypic switching by regulation of transcription from RNA polymerase II promoter and Swr1 complex, cytosol localization), with amino-acid sequence MSKNNKLNGKDNRQSKIEKLSELKLRHDQLTNELYHLHEYISLVEYDPFYIPNSENYERLLEEKDVTWGSIFQEKKQLHNESSGKKVRRSVRHLRDSGSSTINELDTMSENDINLLKEVDILAKQKLQDLKLQFSNSHIKKKGNTKRAKIVKQVPNHQDKSESPQISERDVKTVVKDLKPNHRGSEIKPEIMESSDVKNEIENCDFNEKQLKLYKDDDIASESDFYFTTSSEDELPNKRRGTIKRRKRINLYVNPPKAVITNPDNIANSHYPTLHEYLDSFKILEDDMTNEEYNTFIKEQQRFAKMIKKGIETGALKYDPVTETVQPSARKVPNMFSHAKVDPIQYMYKEQNLHIHQEHLINQGLFSSKLVQNRKKQRIAGAKKIAQMIEQHFKHIAGAEDRRLKENEKQRKAIARNIIQSVKKRWNLAEKAYRILKKDEEEQLKRIQGKEHLSKMLEKSSKLLGAQLKQHPNEDDIENSTSDDFSSTGDSDNLSSSSDEESDDEINDLSEDQKNNINELKTSSTSAFSSPEISSPSKNPDLGLNSLLTNDFENESNSSDTNEEFIMGDSDTSHSDDENLTDDSEDSNDGEHDTTSDNEKSDLFPADTTNDPLAVQDVPTPSLLRGTLRTYQKQGLNWLASLYNNNTNGILADEMGLGKTIQTISLLSYLACEKHNWGPHLIVVPTSVLLNWEMEFKRFAPGFKVLTYYGNPQQRKEKRKGWNKPDAFHVCIVSYQLIVQDQHSFKRKKWQYMVLDEAHNIKNFRSTRWQALLNFNTQRRILLTGTPLQNNIAELWSLLYFLMPQTVIDGQKVSGFADLDAFQQWFGRPVDKLIETGGTYEQDNETKRTVEKLHQVLRPYLLRRLKADVEKQIPGKYEHIVYCKLSKRQRFLYDDFMSRAQTKATLASGNFMSIVNCLMQLRKVCNHPDLFEVRPIKTSFLFGESVIARYSERANSITRRIHFHDKDTLVDLQNINLQFTNNDLEKTSYHTNTINKLACINEFVEEVQKLRKQNAEEERQKSRHLKINTQNISNFYEEFMQQKLDEQENKINFIGYLNSQRCSRKTVYGMNLIRLLEMPHVSNNCIDDPNYDDLIKPLQTRLLDGRTTIEKFAVLTPGAVTSNIGELTLGMDEFVTPNSKSGIIPYEELVQLDNPFHQVQTKLTIAFPDKSLLQYDCGKLQKLAILLQQLKDGGHRALIFTQMTKVLDILEQFLNYHGYLYMRLDGATKIEDRQILTERFNSDPKITVFILSSRSGGLGINLTGADTVIFYDSDWNPAMDKQCQDRCHRIGQTRDVHIYRFVSEHTIESNILKKANQKRQLDDVIIQKGEFTTDYFSKLSVKDLFGSDVVGDLPVIDTKPLLGSDSEAIKDPKKLEKLLAQAEDEDDVKAANSALREVNVDDEDFDESSTNKTGGNILNGDDIDEDVDEYEGTNHVEEYMLRFIANGFYF; translated from the coding sequence ATGTCgaaaaataacaaactGAATGGGAAAGACAACAGACAGAGCAAAATTGAGAAGCTTTCGGAATTAAAATTGCGTCACGATCAACTGACAAATGAGTTATATCATCTACATGAATACATATCACTGGTTGAATATGATCCATTCTATATACCGAATTCAGAAAACTATGAAAGACTACTGGAAGAAAAGGACGTGACGTGGGGGTCGATATTTCAGGAGAAGAAACAGCTACATAACGAAAGTAGCGGAAAGAAAGTTCGTAGATCAGTGAGACATCTTCGAGATTCTGGGTCCAGCACCATCAATGAGTTAGATACTATGTctgaaaatgatattaatCTGCTAAAAGAAGTTGATATACTGGCAAAACAGAAACTACAAGATCTGAAATTACAGTTTTCAAATTCacatataaaaaagaaaggtaaTACTAAACGTGCCAAAATTGTAAAACAAGTACCAAATCATCAGGATAAATCTGAAAGTCCTCAAATTTCTGAAAGAGATGTTAAGACTGTAGTGAAAGATTTGAAACCAAATCATCGAGGTTCTGAAATCAAACCAGAAATTATGGAGTCAAGCGATGTAAAAAACGAAATCGAAAACTGCGACTTTAATGAAAAGCAATTGAAGTTATACAAAGATGACGACATCGCAAGCGAGTcagatttttatttcactACTTCATCGGAGGATGAATTGCCCAATAAGAGAAGAGGAACGATaaagagaaggaaaagaataaatttatatGTGAACCCACCAAAGGCAGTCATAACAAACCCAGATAATATAGCTAATAGTCACTACCCCACCTTACACGAGTACTTAGACTCATTTAAGATATTAGAAGATGATATGACAAATGAGGAATATAACACATTCATAAAGGAACAGCAAAGGTTTGCCAAAATGATCAAGAAAGGTATTGAAACTGGAGCTCTTAAGTATGATCCTGTAACAGAGACCGTTCAACCTTCGGCACGAAAGGTGCCAAACATGTTCTCTCACGCAAAGGTGGATCCAATACAATATATGTATAAGGAGCAAAACcttcatattcatcaaGAACATTTAATTAATCAAGGTCTGTTTTCATCCAAGCTTGttcaaaacagaaaaaaacaaagaatagCTGGCGCTAAAAAAATTGCACAGATGATAGAGCAGCATTTCAAACATATCGCTGGTGCTGAAGATCGCCGTTTAAAAGAAAACGAAAAGCAAAGAAAGGCAATAGCAAGAAATATTATCCAAAGTGTCAAGAAGAGATGGAATTTAGCTGAAAAAGCATAtagaattttgaaaaaagacGAAGAGGAACAACTGAAAAGAATACAAGGAAAAGAacatttatcaaaaatgtTGGAAAAAAGTTCCAAACTTTTAGGAGCCCAACTGAAACAGCATCCTAACGAGGATGATATCGAAAATAGTACCAGTGAcgatttttcttcaactggTGACAGTGATAatttatcatcatcttcggATGAGGaatctgatgatgaaattaaCGATTTATCagaagatcaaaaaaataacatcaATGAGCTCAAAACTAGCTCAACTTCTGCATTTAGCTCACCTGAAATTTCATCCCCATCTAAAAACCCCGACTTGGGCCTAAATTCTCTTTTGACCAACGATTTCGAAAATGAATCTAATTCAAGTGACACTAATGAAGAGTTTATAATGGGTGACTCTGACACCTCCCATTCTGATGACGAAAATCTGACTGATGACAGTGAAGATTCGAATGACGGCGAACATGATACTACAtcagataatgaaaaatcaGACTTGTTTCCAGCAGATACGACAAATGACCCTTTAGCTGTCCAAGATGTGCCAACACCTTCGCTTTTAAGGGGCACTTTGAGGACATATCAAAAGCAGGGTTTGAACTGGTTAGCATCATTATATAACAACAATACCAATGGTATTTTGGCTGACGAAATGGGGTTAGGTAAAACGATACAAACAATTTCATTGTTATCCTATCTTGCATGTGAAAAGCACAACTGGGGACCACACTTAATCGTAGTCCCAACCTCGGTATTATTAAACTGGGAAATGGAATTCAAGAGGTTTGCTCCAGGATTTAAGGTGTTAACATATTATGGAAACCCGCaacaaagaaaggaaaaaaggAAAGGATGGAATAAACCAGATGCCTTCCATGTATGTATTGTCTCGTATCAACTCATTGTCCAGGATCAACACTCATTTAAGAGGAAAAAGTGGCAGTATATGGTTCTTGATGAGGCGCATAACATCAAGAACTTCAGATCGACCAGATGGCAAGCACTTCTAAATTTCAATACCCAAAGACGTATATTATTAACTGGTACACctttacaaaataatattgcTGAGCTTTGGTCCTTACTCTATTTTTTAATGCCACAAACAGTGATAGACGGACAAAAGGTCAGTGGTTTTGCTGATTTAGATGCATTTCAACAATGGTTTGGAAGACCTGTAGATAAATTGATTGAAACTGGAGGAACATATGAACAAGATAACGAGACTAAAAGGACAGTAGAAAAATTGCACCAAGTCTTAAGACCTTATCTCTTGAGAAGATTAAAAGCTGATGTTGAAAAACAAATTCCTGGCAAATATGAGCATATTGTCTATTGTAAGTTGTCTAAGAGACAGCGTTTTCTTTATGATGATTTCATGTCAAGAGCTCAAACGAAAGCTACATTAGCTAGTGGTAATTTTATGTCCATTGTTAATTGTTTAATGCAATTACGGAAAGTTTGTAATCACCCGGATTTGTTTGAAGTTAGACCAATAAAAACatcatttttgtttggtGAATCGGTGATTGCCAGATATTCTGAAAGGGCAAATAGCATTACAAGAAGAATACATTTTCATGATAAAGACACATTAGTTGACCTACAAAATATCAATCTTCAATTTACTAATAATGATCTAGAAAAGACCTCATATCATACAAACACCATAAACAAATTAGCTTGCATCAATGAATTTGTCGAAGAAGTACAAAAACTAAGGAAACAAAATGCTGAGGAGGAAAGACAAAAGTCTAGACATTTGAAAATCAATAcacaaaatatatcaaatttttatGAAGAATTTATGCAACAAAAACTAGATGagcaagaaaataaaattaattttattggTTATTTGAATTCCCAAAGGTGCTCAAGGAAGACGGTATATGGTATGAATCTAATCAGGTTATTAGAAATGCCACATGTTTCTAATAATTGTATAGATGATCCAAATTACGACGATTTGATTAAACCTCTTCAAACTAGACTACTTGACGGAAGAACCACAATTGAGAAGTTTGCAGTTTTAACCCCAGGTGCTGTAACTTCGAATATTGGTGAGTTGACGCTGGGAATGGATGAATTTGTTACTCCTAATAGCAAATCAGGCATAATTCCTTATGAAGAATTAGTACAACTGGATAATCCGTTCCATCAGGTTCAAACAAAACTGACAATTGCTTTCCCAGATAAGTCCTTATTACAGTATGACTGTGGTAAATTACAAAAGCTTGCAATCTTACTTCAACAATTAAAAGATGGTGGTCACAGAGCTTTGATATTTACTCAAATGACAAAAGTTTTAGATATTCTTGAACAGTTTCTAAACTATCATGGTTATCTATATATGAGACTTGATGGTGCAACTAAAATCGAAGACCGTCAAATTCTCACAGAGAGATTTAACAGTGACCCTAAAATTActgttttcattttatcTAGTAGATCGGGTGGTTTAGGTATCAACCTAACAGGTGCTGACACAGTTATTTTCTATGACTCTGACTGGAATCCTGCAATGGATAAGCAATGCCAGGACCGTTGTCATAGAATTGGACAGACAAGGGATGTTCACATTTATAGGTTTGTGAGTGAACATACTATCGAGAGCAATATTTTAAAGAAAGCCAATCAGAAACGACAGTTAGATGATGTAATAATCCAGAAAGGTGAATTCACAACAGATTACTTTAGCAAGCTTTCGGTGAAAGATCTTTTCGGATCTGATGTTGTTGGTGACCTGCCTGTTATTGATACCAAGCCTCTTCTCGGATCTGATTCAGAAGCAATTAAAGATCCGAAGAAGCTAGAGAAACTGCTTGCACAAGCagaggatgaagatgatgtcaAAGCCGCAAATTCAGCACTACGTGAAGTCAAtgttgatgatgaggatTTTGATGAGTCATCAACCAATAAAACTGGTGGTAATATACTAAATGGTGACGacattgatgaagatgttgaTGAATATGAGGGTACAAATCATGTCGAAGAATATATGCTCCGTTTTATTGCTAACggtttttatttctga
- the IPI1 gene encoding Ipi1p (CAGL0M01210g~Ortholog(s) have role in rRNA processing and Rix1 complex, nuclear heterochromatin localization): protein MTKSKKQKQKKKDFLKKKLKVGKPTGKPSNSTDTSFTARTLSVRSQLVNNAGDDLRKRLPLLKHHNDKVRKETLGIYIKAIPKIISTQLMTPLISQTSQLICDDSKDVREQLLELFDEVGKHDEQVLKLHCRSLVLYINMGMTHILPRVQADSTKFLGCLLKYCGQEFCDQAWNKLMAGIFRVLSWETQHSKNSNQAAGAMQTSKRDNKFQAAHLSTLYALLECGCKEPTVETTDEDTTSNIQNFEEVQYMTPSFPQAYGYLKLFDKQLKSSSSNKDNSSVSSSDALDVESRIRNVENVYLPTMKKQIEQIIQEGGEAGKNANNIKKLISEIFS, encoded by the coding sequence ATGACAAAGTctaagaaacaaaaacaaaagaagaaggattttttgaagaagaagcttaAAGTTGGTAAACCCACTGGTAAGCCTAGTAATAGTACAGACACTTCTTTTACTGCTAGGACTTTATCGGTTAGAAGTCAACTGGTGAATAATGCTGGCGACGATCTGCGAAAGAGATTACCGCTGCTGAAACATCATAACGATAAAGTACGTAAGGAAACATTgggaatatatataaaagcAATTCCGAAGATAATTAGTACACAGCTAATGACACCGTTAATTTCCCAAACTTCGCAACTTATATGTGATGACTCAAAGGACGTTAGAGAGCAATTGCTGGAACTGTTTGATGAGGTAGGAAAACATGATGAACAAGTGCTCAAGTTACATTGCAGATCATTAGTGCTGTATATAAACATGGGTATGACTCATATTTTGCCGAGAGTGCAGGCAGATTCAACAAAATTTCTAGGTTGTCTTTTGAAATACTGTGGCCAAGAGTTTTGCGATCAGGCTTGGAATAAGTTAATGGCTGGTATATTCAGAGTGCTATCATGGGAAACTCAGCACAGCAAGAACTCCAACCAAGCTGCTGGAGCAATGCAAACCAGTAAAAGAGACAACAAGTTTCAAGCTGCCCACCTTTCCACACTATATGCGTTGCTTGAGTGTGGTTGTAAAGAACCAACAGTGGAGACAACAGATGAAGACACAACGAgcaatattcaaaattttgaggAGGTACAATATATGACACCTAGTTTCCCACAAGCATATGGCTACCTAAAACTTTTCGATAAGCAACTGAAGTCTTCCTCCAGCAATAAAGATAACTCTTCAGTTAGTAGTTCAGATGCCTTAGATGTTGAATCTAGGATAAGAAATGTAGAGAACGTCTACTTACCTACTATGAAGAAGCAAATAGAGCAAATTATACAAGAAGGCGGAGAGGCTGGAAAAAACGCTAACaatataaagaaactgATAAGCGAGATCTTTTCCTAG
- the RQC1 gene encoding Rqc1p (CAGL0M01232g~Ortholog(s) have role in rescue of stalled ribosome, ribosome-associated ubiquitin-dependent protein catabolic process and RQC complex, cytoplasm, cytosolic large ribosomal subunit localization), giving the protein MSSRALRKQQNDAELLESILNSNATTKRTTQQQKPKANMATTNIFSLMDDYNSDDSEDVKDDAEEFELHKDVADEENEAIAAPKIQLASKKSRKKANKGRKNKKKDNKPVNEPQSDTKDDIGNDEELDKIIREFQKSYINTTNLHHDDDIDGDEFVTASESESYDEGTRSSTKKTSNHNLFTDPGFSNFNIRGLKACERFFNTDIRKLDPHTEYKLLFDDISAKSLEDIDSVSSVSISPQQLKQIQRLKRMVKNWGGRDRRTVPNGPGNSPHRLRLTKVRDDWIPTQRGEFKMALMTKSEVMDWQLWMSPLDWKDVVEERVGSLHKFISFYKFESVTPDITRKSLSEFYVSVILHPDHEALISLISSRYPYLVPGLLQVALIAIRQGDRSNTNGLLQRALFVFDRALKTTVQFDGVKCQLPYIYFMNRQFYLTIFRYIQALGQRGAVGTASEWTKVLWSLSPLEDPLGCRYFIDHYLLLNEEYQYIIDVAKSPLFTTYKQWYTLGFSLAVTLSLIRLGKLKEARQEIEKNAKINTACLMTLFLEHLKGDVSQVQTTIEPTERDILEFKSYVTRFQHHWKSTEEVNFLHDELSRIFTNSIDLDSDLDNAATNDDVESPFYIDGIPVNLLRFAILSEESSLMAAIPKRIWSNYEIYEFDVLPPIPTTKESRDVIENIKSLINESELISSQAEALQNEEILRRIQQLSLQEYMEGNPQELDI; this is encoded by the coding sequence ATGAGTTCGAGAGCCCTAAGGAAACAGCAAAATGATGCTGAATTACTTGAATCCATATTAAACTCCAACGCCACAACTAAGAGAACTACGCAGCAGCAAAAGCCAAAGGCTAATATGGCCACAACTAACATATTCTCTTTGATGGATGACTACAATAGTGACGATAGCGAAGATGTAAAAGATGATGCtgaagaatttgaattACATAAAGACGTTGCCGATGAAGAGAACGAGGCAATTGCTGCTCCAAAAATACAGCTAGCTTCCAAGAAgtcaagaaagaaagcaaaCAAAGGTAGAAAGAATAAGAAGAAGGACAACAAACCTGTAAATGAACCTCAGAGTGATACAAAGGATGATATTGGAAACGACGAAGAACTTGATAAAATTATCAGAGAGTTTCAAAAGAGTTATATTAATACTACAAATCTACATCacgatgatgatattgatggTGATGAGTTTGTTACCGCCTCAGAGAGTGAAAGTTATGATGAAGGTACCAGATCAAGTACTAAAAAAACGAGTAATCATAACCTGTTCACCGATCCAGGATTTAGTAATTTTAATATAAGAGGCTTAAAAGCTTGTGAACGTTTCTTTAATACAGATATTAGAAAATTAGATCCTCATACTGAATATAAGCTACTGTTTGACGATATATCTGCTAAATCATTAGAAGACATAGATTCTGTATCGTCGGTATCTATTTCACCACAACAATTAAAACAAATACAGCGTCTAAAGCGAATGGTAAAAAATTGGGGTGGCAGAGATAGACGTACTGTACCAAATGGGCCTGGTAACAGTCCCCATAGATTAAGATTAACTAAAGTTCGAGATGACTGGATACCAACCCAAAGAGGTGAATTCAAGATGGCATTGATGACAAAATCTGAAGTGATGGACTGGCAATTATGGATGTCACCATTAGATTGGAAAGATGTTGTGGAAGAGAGAGTCGGTAGTTTGCACAaattcatttcattttacaAATTTGAAAGTGTCACACCTGACATCACTAGGAAAAGTTTGTCTGAGTTTTACGTTTCTGTCATTCTGCATCCTGACCATGAAGCTTTAATTagtttgatttcttctaGATATCCTTATTTGGTTCCTGGTTTATTGCAAGTGGCTTTGATAGCTATCAGACAAGGTGATAGGTCAAATACCAATGGATTATTGCAGAGAGcattatttgtatttgataGGGCGTTAAAAACTACTGTTCAATTTGATGGTGTCAAATGTCAACTTCCATATATCTACTTTATGAACAGACAGTTTTATCTAACAATTTTTAGATATATTCAAGCACTCGGTCAAAGAGGTGCTGTTGGAACAGCAAGCGAATGGACCAAAGTCCTTTGGTCTTTGAGTCCTTTAGAGGATCCGTTAGGTTGCAGATATTTCATTGATCACTATTTGCTACTAAACGAAGAATATCAGTATATTATTGATGTTGCCAAGTCTCCGTTGTTTACTACATATAAGCAGTGGTATACATTAGGATTTAGCCTTGCTGTAACCTTAAGTTTGATTCGATTAGGCAAACTAAAGGAAGCTAGACAAgagattgaaaagaatgCCAAGATAAACACAGCTTGTCTAATGACCCTCTTTTTGGAGCACCTAAAAGGAGATGTCTCTCAAGTTCAAACCACTATTGAACCAACAGAAAGGGATATTTTGGAGTTTAAATCTTATGTGACGAGGTTTCAACATCATTGGAAATCTACTGAAGAAGTCAACTTTTTGCACGATGAGCTGTCTCGTATATTTACCAATTCAATCGATCTTGATAGTGATCTTGACAATGCAGCTACAAATGATGATGTAGAATCGCCATTTTACATTGATGGAATCCCAGTTAATCTATTGAGATTTGCAATTTTATCCGAAGAGTCTTCATTAATGGCTGCAATTCCAAAAAGAATATGGTCGAACTATGAAATTTATGAATTTGATGTATTACCGCCTATCCCTACTACTAAAGAATCTAGAGATGTTAtagaaaatatcaaatcaTTGATTAATGAGAGTGAGCTAATAAGCTCACAGGCTGAAGCGTTACAAAATGAGGAAATACTTAGAAGAATTCAGCAGTTATCATTACAGGAATATATGGAAGGGAACCCGCAAGAACTAGATATTTAA
- the STE12 gene encoding STE domain-containing protein (CAGL0M01254g~Putative transcription factor, required for filamentous growth induced by nitrogen starvation and for virulence; functionally complements S. cerevisiae ste12 mutant), which produces MSPFIKGRQRRTEEILKGDLKHHNDDGLVKSVIDDLEDAISAIEDLKFFLATAPLNWHENQVIRRYYLNNSQGFISCVFWNSLYYMTGTDIVKACMYRMEKFGRKVIERKKFEEGLFSDLRNLKCGLDATLEQPKSKFLKFLFRNLCLKTQKKQKVFFWFSIPHDKLFADALERDLKREFNGQNPTTIAIQEPALSFNYDQDSKLSLQEQLSRHISTKKCNTITKSGDKDISKNKITNAVVDNQNEEQKEANDISSLEEVSNSVNIGDPLSRSNHSSSYAYSKFQSCNTSHAQSAISSPLSPTNNLPASMDTDYSSDLKELTSDSPNFDNDDNFMNIKIEYPDENISNGFLATSLNPDQSFLYYDDRNMEIDKNSSIDTNKIVTAQFSPFLVSASLDPQYLLPHVQRTPFQDIKSAAKDGAFTTQKINPSVGNNLHFPYPEVTSPGLVDSITLSELLDENCNNASFELNNERVKISSQELSIWNMLPHNSTSHMTPVFHSLLSAGIKGTHLPAYSPFLTTTPWGSLSSPFSSAKSNKSSQRRQSQFDTRTLGKRRKTKTCSKYSSPNGIARNTKPNKVLKNSINKMIDTLRSNTKNVS; this is translated from the coding sequence ATGAGCCCATTTATAAAGGGTAGACAAAGAAGAACAgaagaaattttgaaaggtGATCTGAAGCACCATAATGATGACGGGCTTGTAAAAAGTGTTATAGATGATTTGGAAGATGCCATATCAGCTATTGAAGACCTAAAGTTTTTCCTAGCGACAGCACCACTTAATTGGCATGAAAATCAAGTCATAAGAAGATATTATTTGAACAATTCACAAGGCTTTATATCTTGTGTTTTTTGGAACAGCTTATATTATATGACTGGAACTGACATAGTTAAGGCGTGTATGTACAGAATGGAAAAATTTGGTCGTAAGGTAATAGAAAGGAAGAAGTTCGAAGAGGGACTTTTCTCTGATTTGCGGAACTTGAAGTGTGGACTGGATGCAACTTTAGAACAGCCGAAATCAAAGTTTTTAAAGTTCTTATTCCGCAATCTATGCCTCAAGACCcaaaagaagcaaaagGTATTCTTTTGGTTTAGCATTCCACACGATAAACTCTTTGCAGATGCCCTTGAGAGGGACCTCAAAAGAGAATTCAATGGCCAGAATCCAACTACAATCGCAATTCAAGAACCAGCCTTGTCATTTAATTACGACCAGGATTCCAAACTGTCACTCCAAGAACAACTGAGCCGCCATATTTCGACAAAGAAATGCAAcacaattacaaaatctGGAGATAAAGACataagtaaaaataaaattacaaaTGCTGTTGTCGATAACCAAAATGAGGAGCAAAAGGAGGCAAATGATATCTCTTCTTTAGAGGAAGTAAGCAATTCTGTTAATATTGGTGATCCATTGTCGAGATCAAACCATTCTTCATCTTATGCATactcaaaatttcaaagctGTAACACATCTCATGCTCAAAGTGCTATCAGCTCTCCTCTAAGCCCTACAAACAATCTTCCCGCTAGTATGGATACTGACTATTCAAGTGATTTAAAGGAACTGACATCAGATTCTccaaattttgataacGATGATAATTTTATGaatattaaaattgaatatcCTGACGAGAATATTAGTAATGGATTTCTGGCTACTAGTTTGAACCCAGACCAAAGCTTTTTGTATTACGACGATCGGAATATGGAGATTGATAAAAATTCCAGCATTGATACAAACAAAATTGTTACGGCACAATTTTCACCGTTCTTGGTCTCGGCTAGTTTGGATCCACAATATTTATTGCCCCATGTCCAACGAACACCATTTCAGGATATTAAATCAGCCGCAAAAGATGGTGCATTTACAACTCAGAAGATAAATCCTTCTGTAGGGAATAATTTACACTTCCCTTACCCGGAGGTTACTAGCCCTGGATTAGTGGATAGCATAACTTTAAGTGAACTGTTAGACGAGAATTGCAATAATGCAAGCTTTGAACTGAACAATGAGCGAGTCAAAATCTCTTCTCAGGAATTGTCAATATGGAATATGTTACCTCACAATTCAACTTCGCATATGACTCCTGTTTTTCATTCATTATTGAGTGCTGGTATTAAAGGTACCCACCTCCCAGCGTATAGTCCATTCTTAACAACAACTCCTTGGGGTAGCTTGTCATCACCATTCTCTAGTGCTAAAAGTAACAAGTCATCACAAAGACGACAGTCGCAGTTTGACACCAGAACCTTGGGAAAAAggagaaaaacaaaaaccTGCTCTAAATATTCATCCCCAAATGGTATTGCTAGAAATACAAAACCCAATAAGGTATTAAAAAACAGTATAAACAAAATGATAGATACCTTACGttcaaatacaaaaaatgtAAGTTAG